A genomic stretch from Musa acuminata AAA Group cultivar baxijiao unplaced genomic scaffold, Cavendish_Baxijiao_AAA HiC_scaffold_1138, whole genome shotgun sequence includes:
- the LOC103975186 gene encoding uncharacterized protein LOC103975186, which yields MFLVQKRLFCLLSCNKSTVHLSSYQLCSLFSFSTAEDHSSNHRSKFMLVDPVQSCELSSKEAAKMAKERICEKKLQSSSPSIEFFKQSGWSDAQVMKLTQRQPKLIFANVETVLKPRMRSLQDMGFSNTEIFQLVSSCPALLSFHDILPRINFWRSLLGSNERFLKACKRNMFILTSSLAQNIEPSISLLREHGISDERITHMVVTMRGYFGRIDKLKEVIKYIEELGVPRDSRVYTYALNVLIIVSRSKFDATSVTLMSFGWSQPDIIALFRKCPTIWTLSKKKICDKMIFLMKEAGCELTCISSHPILLKFSLEKRLRPRYEVLKFLNQNKLLDREHNLPSVMMPNEEKFRKKFLFLLRKEKFIAQYDSYVVAVQGKHHVVAENLDC from the coding sequence ATGTTTTTGGTGCAGAAGAGGCTATTTTGCCTTCTCTCATGTAACAAGTCCACCGTCCATCTTTCCTCATATCAACTCTGCAGTCTGTTTAGCTTTTCCACTGCCGAAGACCACAGTTCAAATCATAGATCCAAATTTATGTTGGTCGACCCCGTTCAGTCATGTGAACTTTCCTCAAAAGAGGCTGCGAAAATGGCCAAGGAACGCATCTGTGAAAAAAAACTTCAAAGTTCAAGTCCTTCcattgagttctttaagcagaGCGGTTGGAGTGATGCACAAGTCATGAAGCTTACCCAGAGGCAACCCAAGTTGATATTTGCTAACGTAGAGACTGTCCTgaagcccaggatgagatctttgcaggacatgggattttctAACACTGAAATATTTCAGCTGGTTTCATCTTGTCCGGCTCTGCTCAGTTTCCATGATATCCTACCAAGGATCAACTTCTGGAGGTCACTTCTTGGTTCTAATGAGAGGTTTCTGAAAGCCTGCAAGAGGAACATGTTTATTCTTACTTCTAGCTTGGCTCAGAATATTGAACCCAGTATATCTCTCTTGAGGGAACATGGCATCAGTGACGAGCGCATCACGCATATGGTGGTGACAATGCGTGGCTATTTTGGTAGAATAGACAAATTAAAGGAAGTTATCAAATATATTGAGGAATTGGGTGTCCCACGTGATTCTAGAGTATACACTTATGCACTTAATGTGCTCATTATTGTGAGCAGGTCCAAGTTTGATGCTACGTCGGTAACTCTGATGAGCTTTGGGTGGTCCCAGCCTGACATCATTGCTTTATTCAGGAAGTGCCCAACTATTTGGACACTCTCAAAGAAGAAGATTTGTGACAAGATGATATTCCTGATGAAGGAAGCTGGTTGTGAGCTGACATGTATCAGTAGCCATCCCATACTTCTTAAGTTtagcttggagaagaggttgaGACCTCGATATGAAGTTCTGAAGTTTCTTAATCAGAATAAATTGCTGGATAGAGAACATAACCTGCCATCTGTCATGATGCCAAACGAAGAGAAGTTCAGAAAGAAATTCCTTTTTCTGCTCCGCAAGGAGAAATTTATTGCTCAATATGATTCCTATGTTGTTGCTGTGCAGGGAAAGCACCATGTTGTTGCCGAAAACTTGGATTGCTAG